A segment of the Elaeis guineensis isolate ETL-2024a chromosome 6, EG11, whole genome shotgun sequence genome:
cattgataaataaaatgGAGTACAAACTAAATCTAAGAAAAGAGAAagtaagaaaagaaaggaaaacaagaaaataaaaagaaagagaggaagaggagaagcaaGAAGCTGAAGCAAATGCCAGGCTGGGCCTATCCAATAAAACTCAACCCAactaaaacacacacacacacacacacacacacacacatatatatatatatatatatatatatatatatatatatatatatatatatatatatatatatcccgaAGCAAGCCCGATACAACTTAAAAAATCCTAAAACACAACCCAAAGCCCAAGCTCATGAAATCATCTCCTAACACCTTAACTCATGGACCATCATGTTGACCAGTCCAATCCGATTGAACTAGACTATATGGTGGATCAAACTACGGCTATCACTGCACCACCTCTACCTTCCTAGCTCTAATGCCGTCAATGCCACCATTGATCATTGTGTTTTCTCTTCCCCTTGATTAAGCCCAATTCCAATGCTGCATAGCTCTATTATCGCCCaatgctcctccatgccatcttctTTTCAGTCTTTTTCAATTTCATTACCACTACCATCCACTTTACTGCTCTTTAGCTTGATGTTAATATCATAGCTTCCAATTCAATATGTTTTGCTTTGTTACTCCACCATTATAGCCTCCACTCACTATGCATAACCTATGTTCCATTGCAGCCTCGCCTCAATTCTCCAACCTCTACTTATTGCAACTCAACATCCACAATCATTGTTCATCCTCCCATCATATCAACTCCACCACGGCCATAGCTTTTGGCCTTCACTTGTCACTGCACAATTAGCCTAGCCACCACTTGCTATTGGGATCATGGTCTATACTCATAGTTGTGGCCTTAGCCCAATGCAACCTCCATATTATTCACATAGTGACCTCAATATACTACCACTCCATTATCGTGGCCACCAATTGCAATTACTCCACACCATGCCCTTTTTTTCCATCATGGCCATCCCTCAATCGTTGCTTCGCCACATGGTCTTCTGCAATATCATGGCATCCATACATCAGGACTACTAGGTTTTATGGCACTCGCAAAGAACTCTCAAACAAGGGAAAGAAGAGAAACAAGGCTAAGGGAGAGAGGAgatgaagaaagagagagaggggagcacAAGGAGGGCTTACCAACTACAAATTCTGTGAGCCCAAAAGTAAGGGCGGTCATACTcaacctatttaacctgtttaacttgATTCAACAAATTATTTGTTAGGCAAGGCTACTCATTTAATTATACAATCAAGTTGAAGTTTGGATTTTTGATTTGCTTAATAAATAAATCAAGTTTGaatggataaattttttatctaacttATATCTGACTTGACCCATATTTGATCTACGTATTGCCACTCTTATCCAAAAGGGGCTGATGAcagctagggttagggtttctgtAGGAAAAAGGGAATCACTAAACTCTATAAAGTTTAGATAGAGAATTTCAACGATATTCAGCAAGAATATGGTATGTATTTTCTGAAATGATGAAGAAATTATAGATTAGAAATTAATTGTGATAAAGCTAGCTGAGTTTAATAGatcttgatgaaaaaattattgcaaTATTGTATGAAAATAATAGATGGCAGTAATACACAAGTATAGAACAACCTAATTTTACCACCAACAATGGTCACAATTGCAACAGCTATTCGGATATGGACATTATCTAGCATTTCTCTTGAGAATATCATGGTAGAATCACCACTTGAGGCTTTCTTGACTTTCTCAAGAACTAATGGAGTTAAAGATTATTTTAGGTTTCAACGCATCAAATTTACCTATATTGCCTATCACCTTTTGGTTAGCTaaaaacaaatagatatttaAGAATACCCACTCTTCCCACAATTTATTTTGGAAAAGGCTCTCAGTCAATCTTCAGACATAATTCAGTTAATTGCCATTGGAGGTACAGGGACAGCTTCAAATACCTAGGATTCCCCTTCAGTTTCAATTACTTCTAGATTGGTTTTCATTATCTGGGAGCCTCCAACCCCTTGCTTTCTTAAAGTTAACTTTGATGGTAGTGTTAGAGCTGATGGGAGAGGAGGAGGTAGATTTGTTATCAGAGGCCCTGACTTAAGGTTGATAGCTATAGGCGGAAGATGGTTATTTGATACATTAATGCTCGCAGCAGAATTGAGGGGCGCATGGGAAGGATTATCATTGCATGCTGCTAAAATCTTGAAGGGTAGCCACCTCCTTCTCAAGGGTGACTCTACGGCTGTGACTGGATGGATTATAAAAAAGAACTAGTTCAAGAGTAGAACGTCCATTACTACATGATATATATTTGGCGGCTTTCAATATATGTGTCACATTTTATGCTCATTATATGTTTAGAGAAGCCAATGGAGCAGCGGACTGAGCTGCATCCTGTGTGGTAGAGCATTCGGACAGTGCTCTGTGGTTCAAATTTTCTTGTATTCCTATAGAATTTAAAAACATTCCGTTTTCTGTTTCTCTTGGATGTATACATACCTGTTGGGTATGTACATTCCAATTTattaaacagaaaaaaaaaaaaaaaaaaacaaacagagAAAAGAACAAGCCAAGTATCCGTCACCCACTGGTTACAAGATCTGGACATGCTCTAGATCAAAGTGGTCTTGTACGACGACCAGCAGCCCGGCCACAGCGAAGAGCATTCTTTGGGATAGCGTACTCATCCCTCAATGAATTTGCTGGAGAATACACACGGAGGTAGAATTGCTGCCCCAAGTATTGTCGAGCCCAGTCCTCGGACCTCACATTCCACATGCCCACATTGTCCAGAGGCATATAAATAGCAGTCCATCCTTTGGGGTACACCTGACATAAGTTTGATAGATTGTGTTGAATAAGCCAAAGCTAACAGATACAACTAACTCATGCCATCTCCCCATCAATACAGAATTCAGTGGGGCAACAGAAGTATGACTGCTTGCCTAGATATTACAGCAACATTTGAAGTTTGCTGAACAGGGATGTCATAGAATCATCTCAGGTTGTTTTCTTCTATTTACTATTTAGGGTTTTCATGTGGATGCATTGATAGACTTATGGTACTAGTCGGCTCATAGATAAAAATGAAATGCTCAAAGACTGAAAGGATCACCAATGcgactttttcttcttcatacTGATGTGATGTAATTCGGTAGAAATGCTTGAAGTAGAGCTGGTtggctaaaaaaatatttttaaaaaaattaaggtgCATTTGATTCACAAGCGAAATCAGAATCGGATTTGGAATAGATTGGAACGAAAATCAGAATGGCCATGTTCACTGACACATTTGGTCCATGACTAGAATTAGAATCGAAAGATTTGAATCGTAGGGGAGAGTCGAGATTAAACTCCCCCCAAACAAATATGCCCTTCATGAAAAGCTGGCTGaagatcataaaaaatattttttgtacatTAATAAGCCTGAGAACTCTAAAAGATCCTGATTCACCAATGTGTTAAAGGGTGAGGAAAAAAGAATGTCTATATTCATAAAAATTACCTGAAGAGTACAACGATTAACAGCATCTACCAAATTGTAAGACTTCCTGCTATCTTCTGTCCATGTACCTTCATCCATTCTGCACATTGCCAAATAACTCTTGGTTATGATAATAAAGAATGAAAATACAAACCTCAGTTTCTTGGCAAAATTTCTTTTGCTTCAATATTATTACCCAACAATCCAGAAGGAGTATCCATCAATATGCCATGATTGAACGGTGTCTTCATAGTTCTCAAAGACAATCTCAGCGAAACCTCGGAAATCAGCTGCCATGACAGAGGTCTGGAGATAACCATCTTTAAATGTTGGGTTATCAGGAATACTTCCAAGTGAAAACACTCCAGAAATGTTGAAGAAGTCAGCCAGTTTCAGGGGAGTATCAGCTGGAATGAACGAGACGCTGTTGATGGCATATCTCTGCTTGCCATTGATGATAGGTGCAGAGTTTGCAAGCCTGATGGTTCGGGTGATGTTCACACTCCCATAGTGATAGGAACCTTGTGGGTTAGGTCTTGGCCCACTAGCTGTGAGATTCCATCTGGCTTTTAGATATCAAAAGATTAGTTATCCTCGTCTTAATCTGAATATCTACAAGGTTAAATAAGAAATTTAATAAATCACTACAGTTAGAGCAAACTACATCAAAAGATCTATCCACATCGTCAGAGATATTAGCTTGAGCTCGCATCCATATATGCTAAATATAACAGCAtagtctaaaaaaaaaaaatatgcatggtTATGAACATCGAATTCACACAGTCTACATAAAGTATCTTCTCGTTTGATTGTGGTTCAGAAAAACCGAGTTGCATGTACTCTAAGCTGAAGTGGAAACAAAgttaaaaaaatcagattagctcTAAATAAACAAACAAATGCTAAATGATGGAGCCACAGTACGCCTTCAAGTTTTATAACCAATGATTAGGAGCGAATTTAGATCGAAACCACTTCACTGATACATGACAACAAGCAAATTTTTATTTACAaaaaggacaacggcatagttaAAGAGCTGATTTGAGTTGCTTGAGATTATTATATTAATGAACATGTTATCTTCAGAGAAAGTTATATGGCTCAAGTGCAGTAGTATATCATAGGTGCATATTAAGGGGTAAACAAAGATGACAGAAAAAAgaataaatacatgttaattaaacaTTTTTGAAGTGAAAGATTAAGATAATACCGGATGGATCTGGCCTGGTTGAGGGACCAAGCAATGTCAGTGGTAGGCCCTGCAGGAGGTGGGTCCACAGGTTTTTTGAAAGAATTATTGTAATGGAGGATGGAAGTGGTGGTGAGCACTGTCCTGGTAAATCGGGTGGAAACCACAATGTAATAGTCCCCCGGTAGCTGATCAGCTTTGACTAAGACTGAGTATGACTGGCCCAAATGCACATCCAATGAAGAATAGGTGTTTTGGAGGGTGTGAGACCCTTCAACCTCAACCAGCTGCATTGTGTGCCCTTGAAATCTTATGTTAAGAGATGTCGCCAACCCCACATTTGATATCCGAAACCGATATGTTTTTCctataaaattcaaaatatatgcattCATGATCTTGATATCAACTTTACCAAGTGTAGCTCTTATTATGTACATCATAGTGCAGTGAGataaaaatacagaaaaatatCCGGTTTTAATTTTATGCAGAGTAACTAACAGCAATCTTTCCAACTAAAAGAAGATGAGGGCTACCTTGCTCCACTGTAAAATTGTTCCCATTCCATCCACGGCCGTTGATCAGAACCCCATCAGGAAAAGGAAGATTCTTACCACCGTCTAATACGCCTTTCAGGCCctataaaagagaaaaatttaaaaagaaaaattatgagaacAGATAATGATAAATAATTAAAACTAGATAGTTAAGGAACAAGAATAACAACTCGCTAGCACATTCTAGACTGAAGAAATCAAGTAGTATAAGCATGAGGACAGAGATCAAATATTTAATAGAAATACAGAATAATGCATATATATGGGCAGATGTAgaacaaaagaaagagaggaaaaaaaagaatggTTGATGCCTTCAGAATATTTTTGTATTGCTGGATGTGAACATGAGCAATTATTGCAGTTAGGGTGGCTTACATAGTGGTTGGTCTTGTACCAGTCGCCAATCAACAAAGTATAATCTGCAGCAGGAGGAGGGAAGGGCACAGGAATCAGGGGACGACTCAGGATCCTGAAGCCACCAAACCCACCAGCAGCCTTGTGGAATGCGAGAGAAGGGAAGTAGAAGTAGCTTCCAATCTGGTCCTTCACTTGCAGCGCATAGGTAAAGTTCTGTCCAGGTGGGATGGGGCAGTTGGTGCCATAGACCCCATCTTGCCAACAATTCTTCCTCTGCAATACCCCGTTCCTGTGCAAATATTTAAGACTCCACACATCGGAATTCTTCTGACAGGAGCAGCGAACAAAAAAATTGGCTTGCAGCAAAACTATTCAAGTGAAACGAGAACAACCCACATGTTACTGCATTTCATTTCATCAATACAAATAAAACCTCCTGATTCGACATTATGTTCCATTCAGTGATTCTAATCAATTTTTCATGATGttcctattattattattattattattattattattattattattattattattattattattattattattattattattgagctCTTTAAGTCTTTTATTGGCACCTTTATTTTGCTGTTCTTGCCAAGGGTTCTCCATGATCCCATTGATGgacaaatattataaaaaaattaggtaACTTTCACATTGACTCTCAAGATGATAAAGGTAGACTAGTCTTTTTTTTAtcagtcaaaaaaataattttataattttattcttaaaatatctcaagccaatagtaatataataataatataataattaatatactatatattacatcattttaatataatatagtattatattattataattatatatatatttatatatatgtgtgtgtctatatagaGCAAGAGAGAGAGCCAAGTTAGAATCAGGTTGATCAAATTTTGGCTCAAATCCGATCAGATCAAAAGTCTATAATAAGAGCCCTACATCAATAATCTAAACTAAAGAATATGATCTACTGCCTTAAAACTACTagcacataaaaaattatataatttaaaaacttctaacctatgcatcaagAAGTTAAAAATTAGATGACCTAAATAACattgaattagatatatttttgttTACTTGATGCATAGACTAGGGACCTTCAAATCATATGGTTTTTTCTATATAAGTAATTTTAagctagtagatcacatctaattgGTTTAGATTATTGATATAAGACTCTCATTATCTagttttgatctaaccaaatttaaatctattttatccaaatttattctctctctctctctctctctctctttatatatatatataatatatatatgtatgtatgtatgtatgtatgaatatgGATCTCGAATTACCGATCTCGCCAAACAACCTCCACAAATGTAGGCATAAAATTTACAaaagaaattttaatttcataagaaaattaaaaaaaaaaaagaagagaaaacagATTGACCAGGAGAGAAGAAAGGGCTCAGGTAAGTTATTGAAGACGTTGATAATGATATTGTCATTGGTAACCGCCTCGATCTGGGGCCCCGGGAATTGGCCATTGATCAAAATCCCCTGCAATCCACCACCAACAAACAACTTTCTTTTCACAAAAAAACACTCTCACATCTCCGAGAAAACATTTAGGGTTTATTtggttggatatatatatatgtcaaatTATAGGATAGTCTGGTaattcttgaaaattatttatcaaaaaaataattaaaaaaaataaaatttactatATTTAGTTGGTTAAAAAGTTATGCTACACAATGGCATTAAAGAAAGATTATTATATTTGGTTGAAAGTaatcttatataaaaatattatcaaatttttaaaaatatctttaaataaataattcaagtaataacatttttctctctattttttaagTATTTATGGCCCATTACATAAATGCTATCAACATTCACTATTTTGaatattgaaatatatatatatttacatagatTACATACAgttacataaataatatttaatttaaatatttttaagttaattatatatatttagaaatatatttcttattataaataaatttttgcatgttttggtataaaaataaatatattaaatatcaataaatttaacacatttattaattattgataaatatttaTCAACTATTTGttaatatattagtatattaaatatattgttatttataaaattattaattaatattttgatatatttataatatattaataaaataatattatagttaatattgattatataatataattaatccaAATAATACAAGGGTATTTCCATCATAAATGATATTTTCAGATTATCTCCGCTCATAATCTAGCTTGAAAAAACTACAACCTCCATGGTAGTATTTGTTTTACTTTGTCttttagaaaaatagatatgATATCCACCATTTATAATTATCAACTCTCTCGTGCACTTTTTATATCAAACATGATTATTTAGCATGGGATTTATTGTTTCATGCAACCAAACTAACCAGAAATGAGAAGATGAGATAGAGGAGGACCTGTTGTTTGACGCCGAGAGGCCAGATGTCGCCGTAGGCGATGTTCCAGGTGAAGAAGCGGTAAGGGTCTTCGCCCCGGacgggaagagagggaagaacagATAATAAGCACACGAAAGAAACCAAGAGGGTGGTCTTTCCCATTCCGAGCCCTCCCCACCCTTTCCCTCTGCTTCTGGCCTCCAAAAAGAGGAAAGATGATGAGTAATTGGGGAAGTAGAagagtaaaaaagaaaaaagagagagaatgggAGACGAGGGCGAGATCTATGGACACATTCTAAGAGGGccgaggagaggagaggagagcgAGGGGAACACTGAGAAGAGGGGAGCGGGGATATATATTTTGTATGGAAAGGAGGATCGGGCTGGGGGTCATTCGGCTTGGTAATGGTAATAAAATAAACCAAATAATTGCCAGTCGCCATAAACATTTTCAATGGTGTACCGATTCCTTCATTGCATATACCCAGTTTGTCTACAGCACGCAGTCAAGGATAACTATATATATTCATGGATATACATATGTGCAA
Coding sequences within it:
- the LOC105046837 gene encoding L-ascorbate oxidase homolog, which encodes MQLVEVEGSHTLQNTYSSLDVHLGQSYSVLVKADQLPGDYYIVVSTRFTRTVLTTTSILHYNNSFKKPVDPPPAGPTTDIAWSLNQARSIRWNLTASGPRPNPQGSYHYGSVNITRTIRLANSAPIINGKQRYAINSVSFIPADTPLKLADFFNISGVFSLGSIPDNPTFKDGYLQTSVMAADFRGFAEIVFENYEDTVQSWHIDGYSFWIVGMDEGTWTEDSRKSYNLVDAVNRCTLQVYPKGWTAIYMPLDNVGMWNVRSEDWARQYLGQQFYLRVYSPANSLRDEYAIPKNALRCGRAAGRRTRPL
- the LOC140858800 gene encoding L-ascorbate oxidase homolog, which produces MGKTTLLVSFVCLLSVLPSLPVRGEDPYRFFTWNIAYGDIWPLGVKQQVLLYLIFSFLGILINGQFPGPQIEAVTNDNIIINVFNNLPEPFLLSWSIFLLQANFFVRCSCQKNSDVWSLKYLHRNGVLQRKNCWQDGVYGTNCPIPPGQNFTYALQVKDQIGSYFYFPSLAFHKAAGGFGGFRILSRPLIPVPFPPPAADYTLLIGDWYKTNHYGLKGVLDGGKNLPFPDGVLINGRGWNGNNFTVEQGSPHLLLVGKIAVSYSA